The Fibrobacter sp. genome has a segment encoding these proteins:
- the hemL gene encoding glutamate-1-semialdehyde 2,1-aminomutase encodes MNRMKSEIAFERAKGLIPGGVNSPVRAFKGVGGVPAFVHSGKGSHIMDIDGNDYIDFVGSWGPLILGNAHPAITDAISAAMQKGLSFGAPTENETELAHLISSIVPSVEMIRFVNSGTEATMSAIRLARGYIKRDLIIKFDGCYHGHADSFLIAAGSGVETLGIPDSPGVTSGTARDTLLANFNDIGSVEALFARYPDQIAAVILEPVVGNMGVIPPDRTFLSRLREITASNHSLLIFDEVMTGFRVAAGGAQELYGIKPDLSTFGKIIGGGLPVGAYGGSKSIMELVAPSGPVYQAGTLSGNPLSISAGLATLKVIHSTDGFYETLEKNAAYLSEGLVDSFDKAGIKVKLNRVGSMMTLFFNGGEDVYDAQSARRADRNIYARFFHGMLNKGIYLAPSQFEAFFLSSAHTREELDFTIESCYEVLVSLKGEPDGFS; translated from the coding sequence ATCAACCGAATGAAAAGTGAAATCGCTTTTGAGAGGGCCAAAGGGTTAATCCCTGGTGGCGTAAATTCCCCTGTGAGAGCATTCAAGGGAGTGGGAGGTGTGCCGGCTTTTGTGCACTCAGGGAAGGGATCACATATAATGGACATTGATGGAAACGATTATATCGATTTTGTCGGATCCTGGGGGCCTCTGATCCTTGGCAACGCTCATCCTGCTATAACCGATGCAATCAGTGCCGCCATGCAGAAAGGCCTCTCTTTCGGAGCACCGACCGAGAACGAGACCGAACTGGCCCATCTTATCTCCTCCATAGTTCCATCTGTGGAAATGATCCGGTTCGTAAACTCAGGTACAGAGGCTACCATGAGTGCCATAAGGCTGGCAAGAGGATACATAAAACGCGACCTGATTATCAAATTCGACGGATGTTATCATGGTCATGCTGACAGTTTCCTGATCGCTGCAGGTTCAGGAGTTGAAACTCTGGGTATTCCAGACAGTCCTGGAGTTACATCAGGTACGGCAAGAGATACTCTTCTGGCGAATTTTAATGATATCGGCTCAGTGGAGGCACTCTTCGCAAGGTATCCTGACCAGATTGCAGCTGTAATACTGGAACCCGTTGTCGGTAACATGGGTGTCATTCCTCCTGACCGAACTTTTCTCTCCAGACTACGTGAGATTACAGCCTCCAACCACTCTCTTCTCATTTTTGATGAGGTGATGACAGGTTTCAGAGTTGCCGCAGGTGGCGCTCAGGAGCTTTACGGAATAAAGCCGGATCTTTCCACTTTCGGGAAAATTATAGGTGGTGGGCTGCCGGTCGGAGCTTATGGCGGAAGTAAATCAATAATGGAGCTTGTTGCGCCAAGCGGACCGGTATACCAGGCAGGGACACTCTCTGGCAATCCCCTGTCAATCAGTGCAGGACTTGCCACTCTGAAAGTAATCCATTCAACAGATGGTTTCTATGAGACTCTGGAGAAAAACGCAGCTTACCTCTCAGAAGGACTCGTAGATTCCTTCGACAAAGCAGGTATCAAAGTAAAACTGAATCGGGTCGGTTCAATGATGACACTTTTTTTTAATGGTGGTGAGGATGTTTACGACGCTCAATCGGCACGCAGGGCTGATAGAAACATATACGCCCGATTTTTCCATGGCATGTTGAATAAAGGAATCTATCTCGCTCCATCCCAGTTTGAGGCATTCTTCCTGTCATCTGCACATACACGGGAGGAACTCGACTTTACAATCGAGTCCTGCTACGAGGTGCTCGTTTCTCTGAAAGGAGAACCGGATGGATTCTCATGA